Part of the Woronichinia naegeliana WA131 genome, GGCAGGCTACTGATATAGTAGCGAGTCTCATACTCTGTTTTGTCTTTCAATCGTCTCTCCGCTTTAATCATACAGATGCTCGTCAACTTTGCCCATTTCTCCCCACCCAGCAAAAATTCTGTTTGTTCCATCGTCCAGCAACGGCGAATTTCAATCCGTCCATGTCCCTTGTCTATTGTTTGATGAAAATCATGCTTAATTCCCACAAAATTAACCGATTGAGCATGAGCAAATAATTGTTCAACATCCTCACATAAATTACCTTGATTGCCTTTCAATGCCAAAACATAATCTCCCCCTCGCCCTACTATCTGTTGGGCAATCTTTGTCTGAGTTCCCATGGCATCAATCGTTACGATACAACCTTTGACCTCTAGCATTTTCAGGAGTTTAGGAATCGCCGTGATTTCATTCGATTTGCTTTCCACCTTGCACTGTCCTAGTACTAGACGATTTGCTGTTGCCCATGCACTTACCATCTGAATTGCGCCCTTTCCGTTGGCATTGTCATAGAAGTGGCGAAGGGTTTTGCCGTCAATCGCTATCACTTCTCCTTCACTTACCTCCGCTATACTTTTGACCCAATGCAGAAAACAGTCTTGAAATTGCTCTGGATTCAGACTAGCAAATACACGCGCAAACGTATCGTCGGAGGGGATGCCATTCGGCAATTCCAAAATTTTTTTTAGCCATTGATGTTTAGCCTTGCCGAAACTTTCCATGGCTACCCAACCTTCTGCTCCACAAATGACGGCTAAGATGGCAATCGTTAGAATATCAATGAGTTTATGCCGTTTTGTTCGTTCGATGCGAGGGTCATCTATTTCGGCAAAGTGTTCTACCAGTCTATATTTGGGTCGGAGTTTCATCGCTTTTGTTTTCTATGCACTTTCCCTTATTTTCCCTTATCCATCCCTCTATAATGTTCTTGTATCTGTATCATTTTTAGATGCGTTCGCCCTGCTCAAATGCTTCATATAGTGAGGCAAGTTTGTGAGTATTTAGCTGATCACATACTAAAATGACTTTGTCGTTATCAGCATAGTCGTTATCGAGTAAATTCTTAATTTCTGTTGCCCAGTCAACCGATGTTCTACGTTCACTGACAACTGTCTTTCGCCACCCAGACAAGGGTTCTGTAAACATAAAGATATTGGCTGTTCCATTGCGTTCATATTCGTAATCATGCGCCTCTGGCTGTCCAGGTTTGGCTGGTAGAGGAAGGCGGGTTTCTTTGACCAATTGTATAGGTTGCTCATCCATGCAAATCACTGGACAATTGGGGTCATAGGGTCGGTGATAAATTTCTAGAACATCTTCCATGTTAGACACAAATTCGGCACTCTTTTCTGGTGGAATCACGTACATCTGTCGCAGATGAGGTTTTAGTTCGTTTTTTTTAACACTTGACGCACGGTTTCGTGACTAATTGCTGGCACAATTTCTAACTCGACCGCCTTGTCGGCTAGTAACCTCAATGTCCAACGGGCTTGACCAGCAGGCGGTTCTCCACAACGTAAGGCGATTAGTTTTGCTTCTACCTCTCCATCAATAATCGGTTGACGAGGCGGCGTTTTGCGGGGCTTGCGGCTTAATGCTGACTCCACACCTTCATTGACCAATCGCTCCCTGAGATTGGCGACTGTGTTACGGTGACAACTAAAGGCGGCGGCAGCTTCCTCATCCGTCCATCCTTGTCCATTCACATCAATGTTTAACAGAATATTGGCGTGCTTAATTTTGTAAGCCGCTCCTTTGCCGATGGATACCAAATCTTTTAGGGTCTGACGTTCTTCTTGACTTAATCGGACAATATAGGTCTTGAGCATGGTTACTTAGGGCTTGCTGAAAAAAGCTGAAACCTTTACGGAGAAAAATAGTAGGCGAATTAAGAACCGCTAGAATGCACGAAAATAGGGTAGAATGCCTCAAAACCATTGCATTAAGAAGAGAGAAAGCAGATGTACCGAAAGCAACAGTACTCAATTGAAACACCAGAAAACTTGAAAAATCTGTTCGGCGGGCAGTTAGACGAAGAAAATCGTTGGATAGAAATGTCAAAAATGATTCCCTGGGAAGAATATGAGGAAGAATATGCAAAAAACTTCACAGAAAAAAAAGGAGCCCCAGCCAAATCATTTAGAATGGCATTAGGAGCATTAATTATCAAAGAAATTTCAGGAAAAAGTGACAGAGAAACAGTAGAACAAATAAAAGAGAACCCTTATTTACAGTACTTTATAGGAATGGAAAGCTATAGTAGCAAAGAAGCATTTAATGCGTCAATGATGGTTCATTTTCGTAAAAAAATAGGAATGGAATTAATAAATAAAATTAATAAAGAAATAGAAAAAAAGCGACGGGTGTAGCGTCAGAAAAAAAAGAAAATGAAGGAAAGTTATTGTTAGATGCGACTTGTACACCAGCAGATATAAAATATCCAACGGATATAGGAATATTGAATGATGCCAGAGAAAAAACAGAAAAAATAATAGATAAGCTGTATGAAGAAATAAAAGAGAAAAGGAAAGAAAAGCCGAGGACTTATAGGGAAGTGGCAAGAAAAGAGTACTTAGCCATAGCAAAAAAACGTCGTGTGTCAAAAAAAGAAAGAAGAAAAGGAACAAAAAAACAACTAGGATATATAAAAAGAAACTTGTCTCATATAGAAAAAATGATAGAAGAGGGAGCAAAGTTAGAAAAACTAACGAAAAAAGAGCAAGAAGAGCTTGTAACGATAGGAAAAGTGTATGAGCAACAGTTAGAAATGTATGAAAAAAAGACAAATAAAGTAGAAAACAGAATTGTGAGTGTAAGCCAACCTCACGTGCGTCCAATAGTGCGTGGAAAAGCGGGAAAAGCAGTAGAGTTTGGAGCTAAAATATCGGCAAGTAATGTGAATGGCTTTGTCTTCTTAGACAAATTAAGTTGGGATAATTACAACGAATCGGGAGATTTACAAGCGCGAATAGAAGAATATAAAAGGGAAACAGGATGTTATCCGGAATCGGTTCATGTGAATAAAATCTATCGAACAAAAGCGAATCGAGCTTATTGTAAAGAAAGGGATATAAGAATGAGTGGTCCCCGATTGGGAAGACCGCCGAAAGAGGTGAGCAAAGAAAAAAAGAAAGAGGCACGCTCAGATGAAAGAGTGCGTAATGCCATTGAGGGTAAATTCGGACAGGGAAAGAGGAAATTTAGTCTTGGTCGAGTGATGGCCAAACTACCTGAGACCTCGGAAACGGTAATTGCGATGAACTTTTTGGTAATGAATCTTTCTACTCTACTTCAGAAGACAAAAAGTAAAAAGTTGTAGAGTCGTTTTTCTTGTGAAAAATGGTGTTAATTTTCCTCTCTTTTGTGAGGAGTGATTTGTGTTGACCTTTTTAGACAGAAAGGAACAATAGATTAAACAAAATCTGTATTTTGATTTGTTTCCATAAGGATAAGTTATCTATGCTTTTTCAGTCCATACTTCCCTAACCCACATTTCTTTCGCTTTTTGACTTTTTCAGCAAGCCCTATTTAGGTAGTGTTCTGAATCTGTGGAAGCACATCTAAATAAGACATCCAAATTCAAAGCGATTGATAAATAATCCAAGGACAATATCGTGCATCACAATAGATTTGGAGAAACAAATCGTTTTTCTCGCTAATCTCTTTATTCGAGTTCTCAATGTCAAGTGCTTTCGTTCGATTTTTTGAGTATTATACTTACCCACCTCATGCAATGCTGGCTCAATATGTCGTTCGTAAGCCCCCCATCCATCTGTATAATATTGAGTAATACCAAAAGGTTCTAACAACTCTTTTAGCCTTAGAAATGCTTCGTCTTTGTGACCAGACAAAACATAAGCTAATATCTCACCTGTCTGGTCGTGTTCTAAACCTGTGGAAAAGAGTAATAATAAATAAATGTAAATCTTAAAATTGGTGTGCCATGCTATTCAAAGCAATTGTTTGCCCAAGTTGTCAAAGTACGGATATTGTGAAACACGGCCCCTCTGGGGAGGGGAAAGAGCGTTACAGATGTCGTAATACAGAATGTAAGCGTTGCACATTTATCTTAAACTATACTTATAAAGGTTATTTGCCAGAAGTAAAGGAAAAGATTGCCGAAATGGCAATGAATGGTAGTGGCATAAGGGATACAGCCCGTGTGCTGAGGATTAGTCCATCAACAGTGATTAGTGAACTAAAAAAAAAGAGTCTAGTTTAGTATTCGTCAACGAAAAAAAACTAGCAGAACTGGAACCCAGTCAGAGTATTGTAACGCTCTGCCAATGGAATGACGTGGAAGCAGAACTCGACGAAATGTGGGGTTTTGTGAAGAGCAAAAAAGAGCAAAGATGGTTATGGCACGCTATTGCTCATAAGACAGGTGAGATATTAGCTTATGTTTTGTCTGGTCACAAAGACGAAGCATTTCTAAGGCTAAAAGAGTTGTTAGAACCTTTTGGTATTACTCAATATTATACAGATGGATGGGGGGCTTACGAACGACATATTGAGCCAGCATTGCATGAGGTGGGTAAGTATAATACTCAAAAAATCGAACGAAAGCACTTGACATTGAGAACTCGAATAAAGAGATTAGCGAGAAAAACGATTTGTTTCTCCAAATCTATTGTGATGCACGATATTGTCCTTGGATTATTTATCAATCGCTTTGAATTTGGATGTCTTATTTAGATGTGCTTCCACAGATTCAGAACACTACCCCCTATTTAGAGCAGGGAACCCCATCTTCCTACATTGGTGCCGACTCAACGTCAGGGCAAACGCAGCTTATCCGAGTAAAACCTTAAGGAGATAGTCCTCGTCCCAACCAGCGCGTAGCCGTTTATTCTTGATACCAAGTTTCAGAGTATTTTCCTTTGTGAGCAAGTTAAGAGCGATATGGCGTAAGACGGCTAAATTCTCAGGAGCAAAATCCTTACGAATGCGACAAGCATCCTCATTGAAGGCCAAGTCTAGAACCCAATGTAAAGAGTTTTCTATCAACCAATGACTACGAACAGATTGGGATAATTTTTGAGCATTACTCGGCAGGCTACTGATATAGTAGCGAGTCTCCTAAGTACAGGACAAAAGGCTTGAAAAGTATACGAGAAAGGGGTTTCATGGAAGATGAACGTAATGTAAGAAAACCCATGAACCAATATAACGCATTGAAACAAGCCCTAAAACCCCATTTGGGATGGCATGGTGCCAGACTCTCCTTCCTAGCCTTGTTCTTACTCGCCCTCCTCAAAGTGAAAACGGTTAACCTTAAAGAATTGGCTCTGGGTTTTGAAGGTCGGGCATTGGTGGATTCTCATTACAAACGCTTACAACGCTTTTTCTCAGGATTTGAGCTGGATTACCATCACATTGCCCGTATTGTAGTCAGTTGGCTGGATATCCCTCAACCTTGGGTATTAAGTATTGACCGCACAACCTGGGAGTTTGGCAGTCATGGTTATAATATCCTCACTGTCGGCATTGTCCATGAAGGAGTAGCCATTCCCATCTTGTGGTGGATGCTTAGCAAGAAAAAGGGCAATTCTAACAGTGATGAACGAATGCGTTTTATCGAGGAGATGCTCAAGATTTTTCCCACCGCCCTGATTCGTTGTTTATGTGGCGACCGTGAGTTTATTGGTCAGGCTTGGCTTCGCTATCTTCTGCTCGAACCGCTACTGGCTTTCTGTCTGAGAATTCGGGCTACGGACAAGATTGAGCACAATGGCAAGCTTTTGGCCGCCAAAGTCATTTTTGCCCATCTTGCAAAAGAGTGAATCTCAACGTCTTCAAGGGAGTTGTCGGGTTTGGGGATATCCTGTTTCTGTAGAGGCTCTTCGCTTGCCTGATAATTCTCTACTCATCGTCATTGGACATCCCGATTCCCAAGGTCTTATTCACGATTATGCCCTGCGTTGGGGCATTGAAACCCTTTTTGGCATCTTTAAGACTCGTGGCTTTTGCTTGGAATCTACTCACTTTACTGACCCCAAGCGTCTTCGTAAGCTTTTGGCTTTACTGACTTTAGCTTTGGCTTGGTCTCTCAAAACTGGTCTAGCAATTCATCATCTTCATCCCATTCCCCTCAAGAAACATGGTCGCCTAGCGCAGAGTCTTTTTCGTCTTGGTTTTGACCATCTTCGTCATCTTGTTCTTAATCCTTCTCTACCCAATTTTTCTCTTTTTCTCGACTCCCTACATTTTTTGTCCTGTACTTAGGCGAGTCTCATACTCTGTTTTGTCTTTCAATCGTCTCTCCGCTTGAATCATACAGATGCTCGTCAACTTTGCCCATTTCTCCGCACCCAGCAAAAATTCTGTTTGTTCCATCGTCCAGCAACGGCGAATTTCAATCCGTCCATGTCCCTTGTCTATTGTTTGATGAAAATCATGCTTAATTCCCGCAAAATTAACCGATTGAGCATGAGCAAATAATTGTTCAACATCCTCACATAGATTACCTTGATTGCCTTTCAATGCCAAAACATAATCTCCCCCTCGCCCTACTATCTGTTGGGCAATCTTTGTCTGAGTTCCCATGGCATCAATCGTTACAATACAACCTTTGACCTCTAGCATTTTCAGGAGTTTAGGAATCGCCGTGATTTCATTCGATTTGCTTTCCACTTTGCACTGTCCTAGTACTAGACGATTTGCTGTTGCCCATGCACTTACCATCTGAATTGCGCCCTTTCCGTTGGCATTATCATAGGAGTGGCGAAGGGTTTTGCCGTCAATCGCTATCACTTCCCCTTCACTTACCTCCGCTATACTTTTGACCCAATGCAGAAAACAGTCTTGAAATTGCTCTGGATTCAGACTAGCAAATACACGCGCAAACGTATCGTCGGAGGGGATGCCATTCGGCAATTCCAAAATTTTTTTTAGCCATTGATGTTTAGCCTTGCCGAAACTTTCCATGGCTACCCAACCTTGTATGTTGGGAATGGAGGATAGGAGCTATCCTAATCTCAAGAAGAACAAGAAAAAGAGTGACTCTGAACCCAACCTAAAGCAAAAAGCTTGCTTCGTAGATAAAGAGCCTCTTATTTGTTCTTCGGAATGTCACCTTCCGCAGACTGGACAGTATCAACGTGGCTTTTCTCAAAAAACCTAGTATTTGCAAGGATAGCGCGGCAGAGTGACAACTATTTTTCTGACTCACAAGGAGTTAAACCATGAGCGAAAAAGAAGCCATTCTCGGCATAGATATTAGTAAAGAAAAATTCTCAGCCGCCTTACTCAAAGGAGAGAAAAAAAGTCAGGTTAAAGAATTTGCCAATAACCTTGAAGGGTTCGAGCAACTCAAAAAATGGTTGGAGCAAAACCAACTGGAAAGAGTTCATGCTTGTTTAGAGGCAACTAGTACGCACGGCCATTCAGTAGCAACTTATTTACACAGTTTAGGTCACATTGTCAGTATTGTTAATCCTGCCCGAATTAAGGGATTTGCTCAAAGTCGCTTGAGTCGAACAAAAAATGATCAAGCAGATGCCACAACGATTGCACGATTCTGTGCAGCCCTTAAACCACAAGCTTGGACACCTCCAAGTCCAGAAATGGCACAATTACAGTCTTATAGCCGTCGATTAAGAGCGTTAGAGCAGATGGCAACTCAAGAAAAAAATCGTTTAAAAACAACAGTTGATGAGAGTCTCATAGAAGATATTGAAGCTCATCTTGTGTTTTTAGAAACTCAAATTGACAATGTAAAAAAGCGACAAAAAGAATTGTTGAACGAATATAGTTCCCTAAAAAGTCAAGCAGATTTATTGACTTCGATTGTAGGAATTGGTGAGCCGACAGCAATGACCATTCTGGCAGAAATTGGCGATATTAATCAGTTTTCTTCTGCTCGTCAATTAGCGGCATTTGCGGGTTTAACACCTCAAGAGCATCAATCGGGAACCTCTGTTAAAGGGAAAACTCGGTTGTGTAAAATTGGTAATCCTCATTTACGTAAGGCTCTTTATTTTCCTGCATTGAGTTCTATGCGTCATTGTTCTCCCATGAAGGACTTGCGAGAACGGTTTTTAGAGGCAGGAAAAAATAAAATGCAGATCGTTGGGGTTGTAATGCACAAACTCATTCGGATTGTTTACGGGGTTCTCAAGTCAGGGAAACCGTTTGACCAGACTAAGTTGGCTCTTCCTAACGTTGTTTTAGAGGAGGAAACTGATTTTTTGCCTGCTTCCCCTTGACACTTAACACAGTATCTGCTCCACAAATGACGGCTAAGATGGCAATCGTTAGAATATCAATGAGTTTATGCCGTTTTGTTCGTTCGATGCGAGGGTCATCTATTTCGGCAAAGTGTTCTACCAGTCTATATTTGGGTCGGAGTTTCATCGCTTTTGTTTTCTATGCACTTTCCCTTATTTTCCCTTATCCATCCCTCTATAATGTTCTTGTATCTGTATTATTTTTAGATGCGTTCGCCCTGGACTCAACGTATAACTCTTGCTGATTAAGGCTTTGAAACTACTTTAGGGAATCTTATTGAGCCTTATTTGTAAGTACTCGGAGCCATAACCCTTGATTAGTCGTTGATTGATGATGTGTTAACACCGCCTAGCCCACCCTACAATCTTTATTTAATAAGGGTTTTGACTTAATTTGACTTAATTTGACACCAATGGCTATCAAGCCCTAGTAGTCTGAGGCGCAAGTTAAGATACTATTATTAGGCAACCGATAAAAAGATAAATATAGGTATATAGGAGAAAAAGTCATGCCCCGATTAGCCCCCAAAGAGTTAAAGTTGGAAGCAAAAGAACGAGAACATCTAGAAAAACTGATAAATCGTCATACAACAGAGCAGCAAATTGCCTTAAGGGCAAAAATAGTGCTTCTGGCAGATGAGGGAGAAAATAATCGAGAAATTGCTAGAAAATTAAAAATCAGCCGAAAAATGGCAAGTCAATGGAGAGAAAGATGGATAGCAGGACAGAAAAGTGAAATAGAAATAACAGAAAGAATCAAAGATGCTGAACGTAGTGGAGCACCCGCCAAGTTTAAACGCGAACAAATCTTGAAGTTGTTCAAATTAGCCTGTGATGACCCAAAGAATTATGAGCGTCCGATAAGTCACTGGACAGGACGAGAATTAGCCGAGGAATTAGTAAAGCAAGGAATAGTGGAAAGTATATCTCCTCGACAGGTAGGAAGATTATGGGAAGAAGCAGATATTAAACCCCATCAGTCAGGATACTGGCTGAATCCCCCCCCTGACCCAAATTTTGGGGAAAAAGTGAATGATATCTGCCAAGCCTATGAGAGTGCAATTTTAGGAGAGGAAAAGGGAGAAAAGACTATTTCTCTAGATGAAATCTCTAGATGAAATGACGGGAATTCAAGCATTAGAGCGGAAAGCACCAGACCTTCCGATGTCTCAGGGGAAGATTCAAGGTCGAGAATTTGAATATATTCGTCACGGCACTCAAACGTTAATAGCCAGTTTTGATGTGGCCAAGGGTCAAGTAATCTGCTCTACAGTCGGAAATACTCGCACAGAGGCAGACTATTTAAGCCATATCCAAAAAACCATTGCCACCAGCCCTGATGTAGCAAAATGGCACTTGAGCATGGATTGCCTAAATACCCATCAGTCAGAATCTTTGGTTCGCTATGTAGCAGAATTTGAGGGACTTAATCTTGAATTAGGAGAGAAGGGCAAGAGTGGCATCCTTCAATCAATGGCGAGTAGAGCAACTTTTCTCAGTGACCCCAATCATCGAATTGTTTTTCACTTCACACCGAAGCATTGTTCATGGCTCAATCAAATTGAGATTTGGTTTGGTATTTTAATGCGTAAGTTACTGAAACGAGGAAATTTTCTCAGTCAAGATGATTTAAGAACGCAAATTCTTGAATTCATCGACTATTTTAACCGCACTATGGCGAAGCCCTTTCGATGGACGTATCGGGGGAAGGTTTTGGCTGCTTAAATTTTATAGCACCCAAACTTACGCCTTGGACTACTAGTTATTAGAAAAAATTATATCCACAAGGTCAGGAGAGCAAAAAAACAAATCAATTCTCTTTATCAGCAATTCTAAATTTAAGGCGAGGTAAGGGTTGTAGAAAACAGGGATAATGGGAAAGGACAACAAGGGAGACAGAGAGGACGAAAAGATGCAAGGAATAATCAGTATGGCTGGTCTGATAGCTTACGTGGTAGCAAGTATAGAGAAAATGAAAGACCCTCGCCAACCCAGGGTAATCGCATCTTATTTGTTACAAAAAATACAGACAAAAAGAGAGAAATATAGTGTAAAAAAGAAGCAGTCATCTAAGAGAAGAAAAGGCTATTATTTAAAAAAAGTAAGTGAGTGAGGTCAAAGATGGCAAAAGGCTTCGGCGCAAGAGTTCTAACCCCACAACAAGAAAAAGAAGTCAAAATTATCAAAAGAAGCATACTGAAACATTTTCAGTGCCTAAAAGAACCGAGAACAGGGAGAAGGCAAGACCATAACTTAACAGCAATTGTCACCATAGGAATATTGGCAGTATTGTCAGGGGCAGATGGCTTCGTAGCAATTGAAGCCTATGGCAAAGCCAAACGAGAATGGCTAGAAATGTTTCTAGAGTTACCAAAGGGAATTCCCTCTCACGATACCTTTGGAAGAGTATTTGGAATGTTGGAAACAGAAGAACTAGAAAAAAGTTTTCTGAGCTGGATAAGCAGTCTAACGGAGAAAATGGACATAGAGCTGATACAGATCAGCAATTCTAAATTTAAGGCGAGGTAAGGGTTGTAGAAAAAAAGGATAATGGGAAAGGACAACAAGGTAGCCAGAGAGGAAGAAAAGATGCAAGGAATAATCAGTATGACTGGTCTGATAGCGTACTTGGTAGCAAGTATAGAGAAAATGAAAGACCCTCGCCAACCCAGTCCAAATACAACCTACAGCCTAAAAGATGCGGTACTAGGTGGTTTCAGCCTGTTTCTAATGCAATGTGAATCATTCCTAGAACATCAAAGACAACTGCATAGTCGCAACGGTAGGGATAATCTTCAAACTCTATTCGGTGCCATCAAAATACCTAGTGACAATCAAATCCGCAATATCCTGGATAAAATCAAAGCCAATTCGTTATTTGTGGTGTTTAGTGACATTTATCAACTACTAAAGACCAGAGGAATATTGACTCGGTATGAGGTGTTAGACAAGCAATTACTAATTCCGCTAGATGGCACAGAGTATTTCTCCTCCCAAAATATCCACTGTGAGCAATGTTCCCATCGAACCCATAAAAACGGGACAGTGACTTACTTTCATTCGGCAATCTTACCGGTAATTGTCTCACCTCAGCAAAAAGCGGTAATTAGTCTTGACCCTGAATTTATTACCCCTCAAGATGGTCACGAGAAACAGGACTGTGAGGTAGCAGCGGCAAAACGTTGGCTCCACAGACATCGAGAATTTTTTGACCCGTTTAGCGTTACTATGATTGGGGGATGACCTCTATAGTCGTCAACCGATGTGCGAAGAGGCTCTTCAAAACCACTTTCACTATCTTTTTGTCTGTTTGCCTGAATCCCACATTCCGCAGGTTGTCG contains:
- a CDS encoding ISAs1 family transposase; this encodes MESFGKAKHQWLKKILELPNGIPSDDTFARVFASLNPEQFQDCFLHWVKSIAEVSEGEVIAIDGKTLRHSYDNANGKGAIQMVSAWATANRLVLGQCKVESKSNEITAIPKLLKMLEVKGCIVTIDAMGTQTKIAQQIVGRGGDYVLALKGNQGNLCEDVEQLFAHAQSVNFAGIKHDFHQTIDKGHGRIEIRRCWTMEQTEFLLGAEKWAKLTSICMIQAERRLKDKTEYETRLSTGQKM
- a CDS encoding ISAs1 family transposase; its protein translation is MAKGFGARVLTPQQEKEVKIIKRSILKHFQCLKEPRTGRRQDHNLTAIVTIGILAVLSGADGFVAIEAYGKAKREWLEMFLELPKGIPSHDTFGRVFGMLETEELEKSFLSWISSLTEKMDIELIQISNSKFKAR
- a CDS encoding IS1 family transposase — protein: MSGHKDEAFLRLKELLEPFGITQYYTDGWGAYERHIEPALHEVGKYNTQKIERKHLTLRTRIKRLARKTICFSKSIVMHDIVLGLFINRFEFGCLI
- a CDS encoding helix-turn-helix domain-containing protein; the encoded protein is MPRLAPKELKLEAKEREHLEKLINRHTTEQQIALRAKIVLLADEGENNREIARKLKISRKMASQWRERWIAGQKSEIEITERIKDAERSGAPAKFKREQILKLFKLACDDPKNYERPISHWTGRELAEELVKQGIVESISPRQVGRLWEEADIKPHQSGYWLNPPPDPNFGEKVNDICQAYESAILGEEKGEKTISLDEISR
- a CDS encoding ISAs1 family transposase; this translates as MKLRPKYRLVEHFAEIDDPRIERTKRHKLIDILTIAILAVICGAEGWVAMESFGKAKHQWLKKILELPNGIPSDDTFARVFASLNPEQFQDCFLHWVKSIAEVSEGEVIAIDGKTLRHFYDNANGKGAIQMVSAWATANRLVLGQCKVESKSNEITAIPKLLKMLEVKGCIVTIDAMGTQTKIAQQIVGRGGDYVLALKGNQGNLCEDVEQLFAHAQSVNFVGIKHDFHQTIDKGHGRIEIRRCWTMEQTEFLLGGEKWAKLTSICMIKAERRLKDKTEYETRYYISSLPSNAQKLSQSVRSHWLIENSLHWVLDLAFNEDACRIRKDFAPENLAVLRHIALNLLTKENTLKLGIKNKRLRAGWDEDYLLKVLLG
- a CDS encoding helix-turn-helix domain-containing protein, with amino-acid sequence MLKTYIVRLSQEERQTLKDLVSIGKGAAYKIKHANILLNIDVNGQGWTDEEAAAAFSCHRNTVANLRERLVNEGVESALSRKPRKTPPRQPIIDGEVEAKLIALRCGEPPAGQARWTLRLLADKAVELEIVPAISHETVRQVLKKTN
- a CDS encoding IS110 family transposase; this translates as MSEKEAILGIDISKEKFSAALLKGEKKSQVKEFANNLEGFEQLKKWLEQNQLERVHACLEATSTHGHSVATYLHSLGHIVSIVNPARIKGFAQSRLSRTKNDQADATTIARFCAALKPQAWTPPSPEMAQLQSYSRRLRALEQMATQEKNRLKTTVDESLIEDIEAHLVFLETQIDNVKKRQKELLNEYSSLKSQADLLTSIVGIGEPTAMTILAEIGDINQFSSARQLAAFAGLTPQEHQSGTSVKGKTRLCKIGNPHLRKALYFPALSSMRHCSPMKDLRERFLEAGKNKMQIVGVVMHKLIRIVYGVLKSGKPFDQTKLALPNVVLEEETDFLPASP
- a CDS encoding transposase, producing MYVIPPEKSAEFVSNMEDVLEIYHRPYDPNCPVICMDEQPIQLVKETRLPLPAKPGQPEAHDYEYERNGTANIFMFTEPLSGWRKTVVSERRTSVDWATEIKNLLDNDYADNDKVILVCDQLNTHKLASLYEAFEQGERI